A genomic segment from Cutaneotrichosporon cavernicola HIS019 DNA, chromosome: 7b encodes:
- the PXA2 gene encoding uncharacterized protein (ABC transporter transmembrane region 2), whose translation MQVLAPKTRTELQARLKAALDGYMKHRTGVQRVLTAGFVIYCIVAAGVNLTGKGAKDMGERPSSKGRRRKKGRASVSDPAFHQRLKKLLRIVIPGIRSREAGMLALHTCFLLARTGLSLYVADLDGRIVSSLVTAQPRLFAMNLLRFCAIAIPATYTNSMIQYLQNELSLAYRTRLTRYLLVKYLDSEEADGDDFKMYYKLGNLDDRIKNADQYITVDVQQFSNKLAEVYSNIAKPVLDVILYNYKLSRNVGAEGLVLLTALVQLSAQALRAITPPFGEYAAHEAKLEGELRFTHSRLLENAEEIAFYHGEEFEKNVIERGYFALVKHINRVLRTRVWHGMAEDGVIKWAWGSFGLVICALPVFLGGALGIDTGTMGSRTEGFVTNRRLLLSSSDAFGRVMYSYKELAELAGYTSRVSDFIEAMDDVREGKYQKKLVSSASVEENAKMLRGRGKIIESDVIRFDSVPLISPNGDVLVKSMSFNVEPGKHLLVVGPNGCGKSSLFRILGGLWPVYGGVVYKPPEKEFTYIPQRPYLCAGTLRDQIIYPDSAEEMEAKGVADDDLKKLLDVVDLGGMVEREGGWDAVREWRDALSGGDKQRIAMARLFYHKPKYAILDECTSAVTLDIEKRMYEHATELGVTMMTVSHRASLWKYHSMVLQYDGMGGYIFTELDAEKRLALQEEKQELEQRLVEVPKLRARLEELHGVKRQQLGSA comes from the exons ATGCAGGTCCTAGCGCCCAAGACCCGCACCGAGCTGCAGGCGCGCCTCAaagccgccctcgacggcTACATGAAGCACCGCACCGGCgtccagcgcgtcctcaCCGCTGGCTTTGTGATCTACTGCATCGTAGCAGCGGGCGTAAACCTCACCGGCAAGGGGGCCAAGGATATGGGTGAGCGCCCGTCATCCAAAGGCCGGAGGCGCAAGAAGGGTCGAGCGAGCGTCTCCGACCCAGCCTTCCATCAGCGCCTGAAGAAGCTGCTCCGCATCGTCATCCCCGGTATCCGCTCCCGCGAGGCCGGCATGCTCGCCCTTCACACCtgcttcctcctcgctcgtACAGGACTTTCGCTGTATgtggccgacctcgacggccgTATCGTGTCCAGCCTGGTTACGGCCCAGCCACGCCTGTTTGCCATGAACCTCTTAAGGTTCTGCGCTATCGCCATCCCGGCAACCTATACCAACAGCATGATCCAATACCTTCAGAACGAGCTCAGTCTCGCGTATCGCACACG CCTCACCCGATACCTCCTTGTCAAGTATCTTGACTcggaggaggccgacggcgacgacttCAAGATGTACTACAAGCTAGGCAATCTCGACGATAGAATCAAGAACGCCGATCAG TACATCACTGTCGATGTGCAGCAATTCAGCAACAAGCTCGCAGAGGTGTACAGCAACATCGCCAAgcccgtcctcgacgtcatcCTCTACAACTACAAGCTCAGCCGCAacgttggcgccgagggcctGGTTCTCCTCACTGCACTTGTGCAGTTGTCAGCCCAGGCGC TCCGCGCCATTACCCCGCCCTTCGGCGAGTACGCTGCACACGAGGCAaagctcgagggcgagctgcgcTTCACCCACtctcgcctcctcgagaacgccgaggagatcgcGTTCTACCACGGCGAGGAGTTTGAGAAGAACGTCATCGAGCGCGGGTACTTTGCGCTGGTCAAGCACATCAACCGCGTCCTTCGCACGCGAGTGTGGCATGGCATggccgaggatggcgtCATCAAGTGGGCGTGGGGCAGCTTCGGTCTTGTCATCTGCGCGCTCCCTGTGTTCCTTGGCGGTGCTCTTGGCATTGATACCGGCACCATGGGGAGCCGAACGGAAG GCTTCGTCACCAACCGACGTCTGCTTCTCTCCTCGTCAGACGCATTTGGCCGCGTCATGTACTCGTACAAGGAGCTGGCCGAACTCGCGGGATACACGTCGCGCGTCTCTGACTTCATTGAGGCCATGGACGACGTCCGCGAGGGAAAGTACCAGAAGAAGCTtgtctcgagcgcgagcgtcgaggagaacgcGAAGA tgctccgcggccgcggcaaGATCATCGAGTCGGATGTGATTCGCTTTGACAGCGTCCCGCTTATTAGCCCGAACGGCGACGTTCTCGTCAAGAGTATGAGCTTCAACGTCGAGCCAGGTAagcacctcctcgtcgtcggcccGAACGGGTGCGGCAAGTCGTCTCTCTtccgcatcctcggcggcctgtGGCCCGTCTACGGTGGAGTGGTCTACAAGCCACCCGAGAAGGAGTTCACCTACATCCCTCAGCGGCCTTACCTGTGCGCAGGCACGCTGCGGGACCAGATCATCTACCCCGactcggccgaggagatggaggccAAGGGTGTCGCGGACGATGACCTCAAGAAGCTCCTCGATGTCGTGGATCTCGGCGGTatggtcgagcgcgagggcggctGGGACGCTGTGCGGGAATGGCGTGACGCTCTCAGTGGTGGCGACAAGCAGCGTATTGCGATGGCGCGTCTGTTCTACCACAAGCCCAAG TACGCTATTCTTGACGAGTGCACTTCCGCCGTGACGCTCGACATCGAGAAGCGCATGTACGAGCACGcgaccgagctcggcgtcaccATGATGACTGTCAGCCACCGGGCGTCGCTGTGGAAGTATCACTCGATGGTGTTGCAGTACGACGGCATGGGCGGGTACATCTtcaccgagctcgatgcCGAGAAGCGCCTCGCACtgcaggaggagaagcaggagctcgagcagcgcctcgtcgaggtgcCCAAGTTGCGTGCGCGCCTGGAGGAGTTGCACGGCGTCAAGCGCCAGCAGCTGGGAAGCGCGTAA
- the ATP17 gene encoding uncharacterized protein (Mitochondrial F1-F0 ATP synthase subunit F of fungi), with amino-acid sequence MFATTARRALTGLVPPKIATPGAISSGTTSARTQAVIDFYSKLPKGPLPASERATGLRGKYFEGANASGKPLLATVFILFGIGYTIDYQMHLKHHKNAHH; translated from the exons ATGTTCGCCACTactgcgcgccgcgccctcACCGGCCTCGTCCCCCCCAAGATCGCCACCCCTGGCGCCATC TCGTCGGGCACCACTTCGGCTCGCACCCAGGCCGTCATCGACTTCTACTCCAAGCTTCCCAAGGGTCCCCTCCCTGCTTCGGAGCGCGCCACCGGCCTCCGCGGCAAGTACTTTGAGGGCGCCAACGCCTCGGG CAAgcctctcctcgccaccgtCTTCAT CCTTTTCGGAATTGGCTACACAATCGACTACCAGA tgcACCTCAAGCACCACAAGAACGCTCACCACTAA
- a CDS encoding uncharacterized protein (Beta-ketoacyl synthase, N-terminal domain) produces MFAARTTRTISNISRRSMSTQSVYILGAQRTPIGAKDGSLATVSAAELGATAVQAALAKAGVKPERVEEIYMGHVVQAGTGQSPARQVGIKAGLPLSADATTINKVCASGMKSISLSAQGIQLGQRGLTVAGGMESMSQAPFLTQRHLPGFGHYEVKDSLVVDGLFDVYNKFPMGNCAEHTAAQLNITREQQDDFCESSYNRAQEAWAQGLFNEEICPVTVKTRKGEVVVKEDEDYKKLLKDKFRGIRSVFIKDGTVTAANSSTLNDGAAAVVLASEEVVQKEGYKPIAKILGYADAAAAPIDFPTAPTLAVPKALEAAGVTKDDIALWEFNEAFSVVGVAAEKVLGLDHSIVNTRGGAVAMGHPIGCSGTRIIVTLIHALKPGQKGVAAICNGGGAATAMVIERL; encoded by the exons ATGTTCGCCGCTCGCACTACCCGCACCATCTCCAACATCTCTCGCAGGAGCATG tccACCCAGTCCGTCTacatcctcggcgcccaGCGCACCCCCATCGGCGCCAAGGACGGTTCGCTCGCGAccgtctcggccgccgagctcggcgctACTGCCGTCCAGGctgccctcgccaaggctggcgtcaagcccgagcgcgtcgaggagattTACATGGGCCACGTCGTTCAGGCCGGTACTGGGCAGTCGCCTGCCCGCCAGGTTGGCATTAAGGCTGG tctCCCCCTCTCGGCTGACGCTACCACCATCAACAAGGTGTGCGCGTCGGGCATGAAGTCGATCTCTCTCTCGGCTCAGGGCATCCAGCTTGGTCAGCGTGGCCTCACCGTCGCCGGTGGTATGGAGAGCATGTCGCAGGCTCC cttCCTCACCCAGCGCCACCTCCCCGGCTTCGGCCACtacgaggtcaaggactcgcttgtcgtcgacggcctGTTCGACGTCTACAACAAGTTCCCCATGGGCAACTGCGCCGAGCACACTGCCGCCCAGCTCAACATTACCCGTGAGCAGCAGGACGACTTCTGCGAGTCGTCGTACAACCGCGCTCAGGAGGCTTGGGCCCAGGGCCTGTTCAACGAGGAGATTTGCCCCGTGACCGTCAAGACCCGCAAGGgtgaggtcgtcgtcaaggaggacgaggactaCAAGaagctcctcaaggacaagtTCCGCGGCATCCGCTCCGTCTTCATCAAGGACGGCACCGTTACCGCCGCCAACTCGTCGACTCTTAACGACGGCGCTGCCGCTGTTGTCCTTGCgtccgaggaggtcgtTCAGAAGGAGGGCTACAAGCCCATTGCCAAGATCCTTGGTtacgccgacgccgctgcTGCCCCCATCGACTTCCCCACCGCCCCTACCCTTGCCGTTCCCAaggccctcgaggccgctGGCGTGACCAAGGACGACATTGCGCTTTGGGAGTTCAACGAGGCTTTCTcggtcgtcggcgtcgctgcTGAGaaggtcctcggcctcgaccacTCCATTGTCAACACCCGTGGCGGCGCTGTCGCTATGGGCCACCCCATCGGCTGCTCCGGCACCCGTATCAtcgtcaccctcatccACGCCCTCAAGCCCGGACAGAAGGGTGTCGCCGCCATCTGCAacggtggtggtgctgCCACCGCCATGGTCATCGAGCGCCTCTAG
- a CDS encoding uncharacterized protein (MFS general substrate transporter) has protein sequence MSQLYDTPWSPTTEQPPFSPASAYSAYSPVTPNPDGHMRADLMNQVPEHYRPDYTVAQGYGDDYYPLHQEVTYHPGPKEDAYNLVPLGYRPPQVPEMDISNIYRAEARGLMAESPRASMDAMSGFDPDRFAESSTATLLSRPVSIHFAPPPEDAFLVSIGPDDLRHPFNWSTTKKWTVLIVVCSAAVCVTVASSIQASTYQNLEDAFDVPRIEAVAGVSLYVLGFGIGALFLGPLSEFYGRSIIYLVSFALFTVFNIPIATAQNMGVLLFFRLVTGLCGAGFLSVAGGTVSDMFRPGTTDLPTAIYTLAPLSGPCLGPILGGYMNQNVTWRATFYLIIGWGAVEFVLLLFLVPETFLPIVQKREARRMRAATGEGAWTSPAEQSGRTVSDVFPGALWVPIKLMAVEKMALAMDLWTSLILGIIYLFFNAIPYTFKKLYGFNLGETGLAFLALGLGMVIGTATQPFFISRIKDKGLRAGTKPAPETRLPVGMAGAILAPVGLLWFALTSFRKMPWIMPMIGTLIFGVGSVYIFTCVFGFLVATYPKYAASAMAGNTLLRCVWAAGFPLFALPMYQALGPEGATGLLAGLFVLARVGPRLRAQSQYAS, from the exons ATGTCCCAGCTATACGACACACCGTGGTCACCAACCACCGAGCAACCACCGTTCAGCCCCGCCTCAGCATACTCGGCCTACTCACCCGTCACCCCGAACCCCGACGGTCACATGCGTGCCGACCTCATGAACCAAGTCCCAGAGCATTACAGACCCGACTACACTGTAGCCCAAGGATACGGAGACGATTACTACCCTTTACACCAGGAAGTGACATACCATCCAGGCCCCAAGGAAGATGCCTACAACCTCGTACCATTGGGATACCGCCCTCCCCAAGTACCGGAAATGGACATCAGCAACATCTACCGTGCCGAGGCGCGGGGGTTAATGGCAGAGTCACCGCGCGCATCGATGGACGCCATGAGCGGCTTCGACCCCGACCGGTTTGCGGAGAGCTCCACCGCGACCTTACTCTCCCGTCCTGTTTCGATACACTTTGCCCCTCCGCCTGAGGAtgccttcctcgtctcGATTGGCCCCGACGACCTACGGCATCCCTTCAACTGGTCGACCACCAAGAAGTGGACCGTGCTAATCGTGGTGTGTTCTGCCGCGGTATGCGTCACCGTCGCTTCCTCGATCCAGGCCAGCACATACCAGAATCTGGAGGACGCGTTCGACGTGCCCCGAATCGAGGCCGTCGCAGGTGTGAGCCTTTACGTCCTCGGATTCGGTATTGGTGCAC tcttcctcggcccgcTGAGCGAGTTTTACGGCCGCTCGATCATTTATCTTGTCTCAT TCGCCCTTTTCACCGTCTTCAACATCCCCATCGCGACGGCTCAAAACATGGGCGTCCTACTTTTCTTCCGCTTGGTGACAGGTCTGTGTGGCGCCGGCTTCCTCTCCGTCGCCGGCGGCACCGTGTCCGACATGTTCCGTCCGGGCACGACCGATCTCCCGACGGCCATCTACACGCTCGCCCCGCTATCCGGCCCGTGTTTAGGCCCAATCCTGGGCGGATATATGAACCAGAACGTGACCTGGCGCGCGACATTCTACCTCATCATCGGGTGGGGTGCCGTCGAGTTtgtgctcctcctcttccttgtCCCTGAAACCTTCCTGCCTATCGTACAAAAGCGTGAGGCGCGCCGAatgcgcgccgccactgGCGAGGGAGCATGGACGAGCCCGGCGGAACAGAGTGGACGGACCGTCAGCGACGTCTTCCCTGGGGCGCTATGGGTGCCGATCAAGCTCATGGCAGTCGAGAAGATGGCGCTGGCGATGGACTTGTGGAcatccctcatcctcggcatcaTCTACCTCTTCTTCAACGCGATTCCGTATACCTTCAAGAAGCTCTATGGATT TAACCTCGGCGAGACGGGACTGGCGTTCTTGGCTCTGGGGTTAGGCATGGTGATCGGCACGGCAACGCAGCccttcttcatctctcGTATCAAGGACAAAGGCCTTCGAGCCGGGACCAAGCCCGCCCCGGAAACGCGCCTGCCAGTCGGTATGGCCGGTGCAATTCTTGCGCCAGTAGGACTGTTGTGGTTCGCATTAACCAGTTTCCGCAAGATGCCGTGGATCATGCCCATGATCGGCACATTAATTTTCGGGGTTGGC TCGGTCTACATCTTCACTTGCGTGTTTGGATTCCTCGTAGCCACGTATCCAAAGTACGCGGCGAGCGCCATGGCAGGCAACACGCTCCTCCGCTGTGTCTGGGCCGCAGGATTCCCCCTCTTCGCCCTGCCT ATGTATCAAGCACTCGGGCCTGAGGGTGCCACAGGCCTGCTTGCTGGTCT CTttgtcctcgcccgcgtTGGACCCCGACTGCGCGCACAGTCCCAGTACGCGTCATAG
- the YHM1 gene encoding uncharacterized protein (Belongs to the mitochondrial carrier (TC 2.A.29) family), producing the protein MVFGRHTWADDFFYKHSPSNLDTRRNGNATQRQRNVYTNTNMAPTDSFKRESGTARILGSGTSGIAELIVFHPVDTVAKRLMSNRSHLSLANLNQVIFRNAVNASIGGKFVSLFPGLGYAAGYKVAQRVYKFGGQPYFRDVIDSNAGDWFRSTFGKKNGGMLMHATAGSLTGIGEVVLLPLDVLKIKMQTNPDALKGRGIVKLITEEGLGSLYRGWGWTMARNAPGSFALFGGSALTKEYVFKLDDYSKATWGQNFVASVTGAVASITVAAPLDVVKTRIQNANFNTNVSGFAVIKEMIKTEGPSSFFKGLTPKILVVGPKLVFSYTLAQSLIPFFGKYV; encoded by the exons ATGGTTTTTGGGCGGCATACCTGGGCGGATGACTTTTTCTACAAA CACAGCCCGAGCAATCTAGATACCCGGCGCAACGGCAACGCAACGCAACGGCAACGCAACGTCtacaccaacaccaacatGGCTCCTACTGACTCTTTCAAGCGCGAGAGCGGCACTGCCCGCATCCTCGGCTCTGGCACTTCGG gcaTTGCCGAGCTGATCGTCTTCCACCCGGTCGACACGGTCGCCAAGCGTCTCATGTCGAACCGCTCGCacctctcgctcgccaacctcaaccAGGTCATCTTCCGTAACGCTGTCAACGCCAGCATTGGCGGCAAGTTTgtctccctcttccccggTCTCGGCTACGCTGCTGGTTACAAGGTCGCCCAGCGTGTGTACAAGTTTGGCGGACAGCCGTACTTCCGTGACGTTATCGACAGCAACGCTGGTGACTGGTTCCGCAGCACGTTTGGCAAGAAGAACGGCGGCATGCTCATGCACGCTACTGCTGGCTC GCTTACTGGTATCGGTGAGGTCGTGCTCCTTCCCCTCGATGTCCTCAAGATCAAGATGCAGACCAAccccgacgcgctcaagggcCGTGGCAtcgtcaagctcatcaCTGAGGAGGGACTCGGCTCGCTCTACCGTGGCTGGGGCTGGACCATGGCCCGTAACGCTCCCGGCTCGTTCGCT CTCTTCGGTGGCTCTGCCCTCACCAAGGAGTACGTcttcaagctcgacgactACTCCAAGGCCACCTGGGGCCAGA ACTTCGTCGCGTCGGTCACCGGTGCCGTCGCCTCGATCACCGTTGCCGCGCCCCTCGACGTTGTCAAGACCCGTATCCAGAACGCCAACTTCAACACCAACGTCTCGGGCTTCGCCGTCATCAAGGAGATGATCAAGACGGAGGGTCCTTCGTCGTTCTTCAAGGGTCTCACTCCCAAG atcctcgtcgttggccCCAAGCTCGTGTTCTCGTACACGCTTGCCCAGTCGCTCATTCCGTTCTTTGGCAAGTACGTCTAA